The proteins below come from a single Papaver somniferum cultivar HN1 chromosome 11, ASM357369v1, whole genome shotgun sequence genomic window:
- the LOC113320960 gene encoding CDPK-related kinase 3-like translates to MGQCYGKNSSTVSIVRDDNLVPTATASPTTHPQSPLPSATPTGQYHASSTSATSPWHSSPYHNPQGNNSPLPVGVSPSPARSTSSKSTPRRFFRRPFPPPSPAKHIKASLLKRQGRQPARQTSIPEEDGGGAEADQQHQEQQHERLDKSFGYNKNFGAKYELGKEVGRGHFGHTCSAKVKKGDLKGQQVAVKIISKSKMTTPISIEDVRREVKILKSLSGHTNLVKFYDACEDPNNVYVIMELCEGGELLDRILSRGGRYPEEDAKAIILQILGVVSFCHLQGVVHRDLKPENFLFTTKDEDATMKLIDFGLSDFVRPDERLNDIVGSAFYVAPEVLHRSYTLEADIWSIGVITFILLCGSRPFWARTESGIFRAVLRADPNFDDAPWPEVSPEAKDFVKRLLNKDHRKRMTAAQALTHPWLREETSIVPLDILIYKLVKSFYRATPLKRAALKCVSKALTEDELVYLRIQFKLLEPSKDGRISLDNFKMALARNATDAMKESRVTEILSSMGQLSYKKIDFEEFCAAAISTYQLEALEGWEQIATTAFEFFEQEANRIISVEELAREMNLGPTAHSVLRDWIRKSDGKLSFLGYTKFLHGVTVRNPSTRQQ, encoded by the exons ATGGGACAGTGCTATGGCAAAAACAGCAGCACCGTCTCAATAGTCAGAGATGACAACTTAGTTCCCACCGCCACCGCCTCCCCAACCACTCACCCTCAGTCTCCGCTTCCTTCAGCTACACCTACAGGTCAGTACCACGCATCATCGACATCAGCAACTAGTCCATGGCACAGCAGTCCGTACCATAATCCACAAGGAAACAACAGTCCTCTTCCAGTAGGAGTATCTCCATCTCCGGCCAGATCGACATCTTCTAAGTCTACTCCTCGTAGATTCTTTCGCCGGCCTTTTCCGCCGCCATCGCCTGCCAAACACATCAAGGCTTCTCTACTTAAGCGGCAGGGACGGCAACCGGCGAGACAAACTTCGATTCCCGAGGAAGATGGTGGTGGAGCTGAAGCTGATCAACagcatcaagaacaacaacatgagcGTCTGGATAAAAGCTTTGGATACAATAAGAATTTTGGGGCAAAGTATGAATTGGGGAAGGAGGTTGGGAGAGGACATTTTGGTCATACTTGCTCTGCCAAAGTCAAGAAGGGGGACCTCAAAGGTCAACAAGTCGCTGTTAAGATCATCTCCAAATCAAAG ATGACAACACCCATATCAATTGAAGATGTTCGGAGGGAGGTGAAAATCTTAAAGTCCTTATCTGGGCATACAAATCTGGTCAAATTTTATGATGCTTGTGAAGATCCTAATAACGTTTACGTAATCATGGA GTTGTGTGAAGGTGGAGAGCTGTTGGACAGGATATTGTCCAG AGGTGGAAGATACCCAGAAGAAGATGCTAAAGCTATTATTTTGCAAATTTTGGGCGTAGTTTCTTTTTGTCATCTTCAAGGTGTGGTACACCGTGACTTAAAGCCAGAG AATTTTCTCTTCACTACGAAAGATGAAGATGCCACGATGAaacttattgattttggtctttctgATTTTGTTAGACCAG ATGAAAGACTCAATGATATTGTTGGAAGTGCGTTCTACGTCGCACCGGAAGTTCTCCACAGATCATACACTCTAGAAGCAGATATTTGGAGTATTGGCGTCATAACATTTATCTTATTATGTGGAAGCAGACCTTTCTGGGCGCGGACAGAGTCGGGCATATTCCGGGCTGTTCTCAGAGCTGATCCAAACTTCGATGATGCCCCTTGGCCTGAGGTATCACCAGAAGCCAAAGATTTTGTAAAGAGGCTTTTGAACAAGGACCACCGGAAAAGAATGACTGCTGCACAAGCTTTGA CTCACCCTTGGTTGCGAGAGGAAACCAGCATAGTGCCTTTAGATATACTGATTTATAAGCTAGTCAAGTCATTCTATCGTGCCACTCCTTTAAAACGTGCAGCACTGAAG TGTGTATCCAAAGCTTTGACAGAGGACGAGCTTGTGTACCTTAGGATTCAGTTTAAGCTCTTGGAACCTAGTAAAGATGGCCGGATCTCTCTTGATAACTTCAAAATG GCTCTCGCAAGAAATGCAACTGATGCAATGAAGGAGTCGAGGGTTACAGAAATTTTGAGTTCG ATGGGGCAACTATCTTATAAAAAGATAGACTTTGAAGAGTTTTGTGCTGCTGCGATTAGCACGTATCAGCTGGAAGCTCTTGAAGGGTGGGAGCAGATAGCAACCACAGCCTTCGAATTTTTTGAACAAGAGGCAAATCGGATCATTTCTGTCGAGGAATTGGCACGG GAAATGAATTTGGGTCCTACTGCTCACTCAGTCCTCCGTGACTGGATACGGAAATCTGATGGGAAGCTTAGTTTCTTAGGATATACAAAATTTTTGCACGGTGTCACAGTGCGAAATCCAAGTACAAGACAACAGTAG